The Palaeococcus ferrophilus DSM 13482 genome includes a window with the following:
- a CDS encoding ferritin-like domain-containing protein codes for MNEKDIVERVSKLSPKEILGYAIASEEGAREFYESLSSKLGELLGDFFRDLARAEESHRKILLTLHEKLFGDTNYSVPEGIPLAERAVEVETVANLIEAMEVALLNEKTAERIYTHLAEALPDHRGILLLLAAQEEAHYASIKSHREYLEGLREGEPDYVEAPVDYINSQLEMYINPRGRL; via the coding sequence ATGAACGAGAAGGATATCGTTGAGCGGGTCTCAAAGCTCTCCCCGAAGGAGATTCTGGGCTACGCCATCGCCTCGGAGGAAGGGGCCAGGGAGTTCTACGAGAGCCTCTCATCCAAACTCGGGGAACTCTTGGGCGACTTTTTTAGAGACCTCGCCAGAGCAGAGGAGAGCCACAGGAAAATCCTTCTGACCCTCCATGAAAAGCTCTTTGGGGATACCAACTACAGCGTCCCCGAGGGCATTCCCCTCGCCGAGAGAGCCGTGGAGGTCGAGACTGTCGCCAACCTCATTGAGGCCATGGAGGTCGCACTCCTCAACGAGAAGACCGCAGAGAGAATTTACACCCACCTCGCCGAGGCCCTGCCCGACCACAGAGGCATTCTCCTGCTCCTCGCGGCCCAGGAAGAGGCTCACTACGCATCCATAAAGAGCCACAGGGAATACCTCGAGGGGCTGAGAGAGGGCGAGCCTGACTACGTGGAGGCCCCCGTTGACTACATCAACAGCCAGCTTGAGATGTACATCAACCCGAGAGGAAGGTTATGA
- a CDS encoding NAD(P)/FAD-dependent oxidoreductase — protein MDRLRVVIVGDGPGGVELAGRLAGEWDVTVVDRETLPHYTKPMLSHYIAGFVRREKLFPHGLDWYEKKGIDLRLGIEAKLIDRARKVLLTDGGEVSYDVLVLATGAKPREPTVEGREHILTLRTIWDAEKIKAAIEEEGGAVIIGGGFIGLELAGNLAKAGYDVHLVHRSGTLLHLDEELSGMIKGRLEEAGVTFHLNADLLKADAEGITTTKGYIPGKPKVCAIGIVPNVEIARKSGIHVGRGILIDEGFRTSAKDVYAIGDCAEYNGIICGTAKGAAAHARVLANLLLGKEDRYDFEFRSTLFKFGDLPLAIIGNTRGEGHWLEEGVKVFTEGERVTGAVIIGDARKAFSLERRIKEGVSLREL, from the coding sequence GTGGATAGGTTGAGGGTAGTAATCGTGGGGGATGGACCCGGGGGAGTTGAGCTCGCGGGCCGGCTCGCGGGGGAGTGGGACGTCACGGTGGTGGATAGGGAAACCCTTCCCCACTACACCAAGCCGATGTTAAGCCACTACATAGCCGGATTTGTGAGGCGGGAAAAGCTCTTTCCCCACGGTCTGGACTGGTACGAGAAGAAGGGTATTGACCTGCGCCTTGGAATCGAGGCAAAGCTCATTGACCGGGCCAGAAAAGTTCTCCTGACCGATGGGGGCGAGGTATCCTACGACGTCCTCGTTCTCGCCACGGGGGCAAAACCGAGGGAGCCAACGGTGGAGGGGAGGGAGCACATCCTCACACTCAGAACAATTTGGGACGCCGAGAAAATCAAAGCCGCCATTGAGGAAGAGGGCGGGGCGGTGATAATCGGGGGAGGCTTCATAGGCCTTGAGCTCGCCGGGAACCTCGCGAAAGCCGGTTACGATGTGCATCTCGTTCACCGGAGTGGAACCCTCCTCCACCTCGACGAAGAGCTGAGCGGCATGATAAAGGGAAGACTCGAGGAGGCGGGGGTGACCTTCCACCTGAACGCCGACCTCTTAAAGGCAGACGCGGAGGGGATTACCACAACCAAGGGCTACATCCCCGGAAAGCCGAAGGTGTGCGCGATAGGCATAGTTCCCAACGTGGAAATCGCAAGGAAGAGCGGAATCCACGTCGGGAGGGGGATTCTAATAGACGAGGGCTTCAGAACGTCAGCGAAGGACGTCTATGCCATAGGGGACTGCGCGGAGTACAACGGAATAATCTGCGGGACGGCGAAGGGGGCCGCGGCCCATGCGAGGGTTCTGGCGAACCTGCTCCTCGGAAAAGAGGATCGCTACGACTTTGAATTCCGTTCAACCCTCTTCAAGTTCGGGGACCTTCCGCTGGCAATAATCGGAAACACACGTGGGGAGGGCCACTGGCTGGAGGAGGGCGTTAAGGTCTTCACGGAGGGCGAAAGGGTAACCGGCGCGGTGATAATAGGGGATGCCCGGAAGGCGTTTTCCCTCGAGAGGAGGATAAAGGAAGGAGTTTCCCTCCGGGAACTCTGA
- a CDS encoding ferritin family protein, translating to MVPEEVVEGLPLEKIKDFSLEELLGMAIKAEIGAREFYESLAERIEVETLKDKIEWLAKEEGKHEALLRRVYASMFPGKEIVFPKEHIGPELKPVAKELHGAQDLIDLIRWAMKAEEIAAAFYEEIESMVETEDRKRLMRYLSDMERGHYYTLKAEYELLLDWEMYSQMMHMGP from the coding sequence ATGGTTCCGGAAGAAGTTGTCGAGGGGCTTCCCCTCGAAAAGATAAAGGACTTCTCGCTTGAGGAGCTCCTTGGAATGGCCATCAAGGCCGAGATAGGTGCCAGGGAGTTCTACGAGAGCCTCGCCGAGAGGATTGAAGTGGAAACCCTTAAGGACAAGATAGAATGGCTTGCAAAGGAGGAGGGCAAGCACGAGGCCCTGCTGAGAAGGGTCTACGCCTCGATGTTCCCCGGGAAGGAGATCGTCTTCCCAAAGGAGCACATAGGGCCGGAGCTAAAGCCCGTTGCCAAGGAGCTTCACGGTGCCCAAGACCTCATAGACCTCATCCGCTGGGCTATGAAGGCGGAGGAGATAGCCGCGGCCTTCTACGAGGAGATAGAGAGTATGGTCGAGACGGAGGACAGAAAGAGGCTCATGCGCTACCTCAGCGACATGGAGAGGGGGCATTACTACACCCTAAAAGCCGAGTACGAGCTCCTCCTCGACTGGGAGATGTACAGCCAGATGATGCACATGGGGCCGTGA